A window of Candidatus Methanoperedens sp. genomic DNA:
TCCTTCCTGTGGTCTTATCATGGGAAGAGATCAGGTATCTGCGATATTAATCGAGAATAGCCCAACCAGTACGGTAGGAACTACCGGAATTAACGCCCGCCAAGGACTACTCAATAGAGGGTCAATGCAACGGGACGCTCCGCGGCTTTAGCCCCGAGCAGTTCACAGGCGCAGTCAAGAATTTTTACGGCGTAATTGAAAACTTCTTTCCTGGGCAGGCAATTATTGAAAAGCATGAAGTATAACGGTGGTTACCAATTCATAGGTTCACCATTTAAACTTAACTATTTTTTATGCTTGCAGTAAACCAATGTAACTGTTACAATACTGTAAAAATAGGTCTATAATTATTAGTGTTCACTCCCCATTATATTTTAGCCATAAATGTAAGTGGAGGAGTGAACATTGGAATTTAATGTAGATAGGCACGTAAAAACCTATTGGGACAAATTTATCAGTCTTACCTATTCAAACAATGAAGAGTTTACAGATGCAACCTTCAAGAATAGTGTTCGAGCATCAAAGTTTCTGGAAGGATTAGATCTTGACCCTATAATGCCTGAAATCAACAAGCATTACACTGTTAAAGAAGGAGTGGAAACATATCCAAGAAAAGCAATGGTAAAGACATTTATCTGGAGAAACATAAAGACAATAAAATATTTTACGAAAGAGGAGAGATACTTAAAAACACATCCTGATGAGGCATTGGAATTGGGTTTCAATATTGATCCGGATGGCAACGTCATTATTCCGGATCATGAAACTTTAAGGCATTTCGAAAAAGTTAGAATGGGTAACAAAGGCATGGATGCGATAATGCAGCTTTTTTGCATAAAAGTTGTAGATACTGGCAACAAATTGGATTTAAAAATTGGAAAATGTACAGGAACAGATAGTACTCCGATCAAGACGCATAACGATCCTGATGGAAAATACAATGGATATTATAAGAAAGAGATGATGAAAGCACAAATAACTATGGATTATGAGCATAATATTCCTCTGGCCAAAAAGGTGTGTGGTGGAACAGAAAGTGATGACCCTTATCTTGAAGACATGCTCCGGATGACCGCAGTATCTGCCAGGATGAACATGGAGGAGACATGGTTTGATGGCGGTTATAATAGTAACAAAAATATTGCGTTTGTTCATGTTGAAATGGGTTTGATGTCACATTATCATATTGACAAGGATTGGAGAGAAAATGTAAAATACGAACATAAATTTAATGGAAAAACCTACTTCTACTCCCCTGAAAAGGAGATTAATTATCTTTATAGGAAAAATTGGCAAGATCCAAAATATAAGAAAGATGCTTCTCTTGAATATATGATGCAATTTCTTGTCAAAAAAGGATTTCATGATCCTGTCGCTATGTATTTCAGGAATGAATATATGCAAAAGTATGAGGAATGTCCGGATAATATTCTTGATCTTTATCATAGAAGAAACAGCAACGAAGGAATCAATAGCTATCTGAAAGACCATCTTGAAGTTGAAATTCACTTGAATGGCAAAGGTATGAAGAATATTGATCTTCATGTGACAGAGTGTTGTATTGTCATGCTGGCAGTAGCATTTACACGATTGCAGCATGGAATAAAAGAAAATCTTTCTTCAGTTGTATATCTCACATAGGAGGTGAATAAAAATCTACCAATCGTTTCAAGGGGGTCTTGGTAACCACCATAACGAGACATGACCAATAGGAATAATTTATTATCTCAAAAAAGTATAATAAACGTGAGAAAACATGATTTTAAACTTCCAGCTTACAAATGTGGAATCAAAGGTTTATTCAACTGCTGATGATATTCGAAAATACAAGAATATCAATATAAATTATGATGTAAATCTTAAAAATCCATCATTAGTTTCCCAGAATACACCATTTGGAGAAAAATCAGTATTAAGGGTGGAATACACTTTTGCCATCAATTATCTTAGCCCCAATATCGGTCACATCAGGTTTGAAGGTGCGACGGATTATTACAGCGATGGGGATTTAAAAGCCCTGAAGGAAAAATGGGACTCAGGAAAAGCTCCGGGGGACATCCAGAACGAGCTGGCAAACACAATGGTTGCAAATCTTGCGCCTCTTGCGTTACTACTCTCAAAGTCGCTTGGTCTTCCTCCATCTATGCCTATTCCGGTAATCAATTTCCAGCAGCAAGCACAGAAGAAGAAGGAAGAGCCGACTTTTTATCATGGGTAAGAGCTCTTATTATTGCGGTCATTTCAATTGATGGATTTGATTTGGCCCCATCCTTCCCACCCCGGAATAAATTCCGCAGTATCCATGCCTTCGGCTTTGGATTCTGTAGAGACAGTCACTACGCTCGGAATCGAATTCCGAGGCATCATGGCGCAGGTGCATGAGGGTTTCTATCGAATATTGCTATTCTGCGTATATCGACACGATAGGGGCACGAGGTTTGTATGAATCTTGGGCGAGGCGGTTTATAAATTAGTGAACTTACAGCTATTGAATCGGTTGGTGAACTTGCGATAGACTCCAAATACGTGTAATTTGTACGTAGCATAAAGCTTATATACAATAAAATGCTTTAAGATAATACGTACATAAAATACGTATATTCAAAAGGTGATTAAATGAATGGAAAACAAAAATTGACTTTAAGCGTTGAAAAAGAGCTTGTAGAGACAGCTAAAAAGTTAGGTGTGAACATTTCTGAGATTACTGAAACTGTATTAAGACATATATCAGAGACAGAAACTAAAGAAGTTGTAACTAAAGAAGAAGTGGATATTGCATATAAAAAATTATTTGATGCAATGCTACCTGCCATGAAGAAGTTCGGTTCTGTCGTTAAAGTTGGAGTAGCAATGGAAGCGAACCGTGATATAGAAGGAAGATTATATGTTGATCCCATAGGGGATGTGGATCTTTTATTAAACGGTGAACTTTGTATTCAGGGGGTAGATAAAACGCCAAAATTTGAAGAAGTTTCTTTTTATCCTCCAAAAGAAATTCTTTCAAACTATATCGACTCTCTCACAGAAGCTTCTGAAAGAAATAAAGAAAGACTAAAGGAACTGGATATTTTTCGTAGGGTTATTGAGGCACTAACCGAGACGACTATATCAAAGTATCCTGAAGAGAAGAAGATAGAGGTATTGAGGTGAATTATGGCAATAGAAATAATATCTGGAGGAATAAAAATATGAAGAAAACAACAACTAAAGAAATGTTTGAAATATATAGAAAATATGCATTAAAAGATGGTGCACAAGGTTCAGCCCCGGCAGGTACTCGTTATGAAGAACACATTATTGATATGTGGACGGACGATGATGAAGCTGAAGATTTTAGAGTTCAGAGTACTGCTGCTATGAAAGACCTTATTGAAAGTATCAATGCTGAAAATCTGACGACAGAAGAAAAGATTTACATTGCTCTAAAAGTTGGGATGTTGATGTAACGTTTAAGCAGGAATAACTGCAACTGTTCAAGAATTCAATGTTAATTGAAATATTTGTATGTAGGTAAACATGGTAGCGGAGTTATATATATGTCCAGATATTCTAAAGCAAGACAGAAAGCCAATCATAGTAAAAATAGAAGATAGACATGGAGATAAGTACATCGCTGTAAATCCGAAATATGAAGACAAATTCTTTAATTTGGCGCAAAGGGACTTTGTTGTCCGCTTTACGGGGTTTTTTTCAGAAAAAAAATATAAATATGTAATGAGAAAAAGAAAAATAAGATTGGTAGAACAAGTAGAACACCACATAAAATATAAAGAAGTAGATGGATACGATGAAACAGCATGGCTATCTGTGGCTGAGCATGAAAGAGTTCACTCCAAAAGAACACTTTTAGATGAATTAGGTATTCATGGGAAAGAACGCCATAGGCTTACAACGAACGCATACAGACGTACTGAGAAGACCAAGACATGGCAGCAAAGAAATCGCATTGAGTTCACTACGCATGTCAACCCAGGCTGGTTCATTGTAGAAGAGATCCGGTATTATCCGACAACTGGCAATATCAGCACCATGTCTCGCTTTAAAAAACCAAATGTATAGTTCCCCAAAATGGTTGAATAGGAATTCCGAAATCACACATTAAAGAATATATTGGTAAAAAGAGATTACTCTATAATTATAAAAAATAAATATGTCAATTAGCTGAGGGACTTATTTCTTTGCATCAAATTTCACTATTTGCCCCCTCTGTTTGTTATTTCATCCGTGCCCAAATTTCTCTGCCAAGATCGTCACTCTGATTTAAGCCATTCTAACGGATGCACGAGAACGTCCTATTGGATGCAGTCACTAAACCCCGGACTTAATGTACAGGGCCTGTAGCTAGTGTTTCTGTCTAATAATTCTCCATCGTAGCCTTCACGCTATTTTTATACTCATCTTTGAGCGAATAGACGTTATGGTCACCTTTCACGTCAATTCTCAAAATGCCAAGCCTTGTATTCATAAGACCGACCATTGCTGAAATCCCCCTGTAATTGACGTCGAACCCCTGTGCCTTAAGAAGATCAAATACATTCTGGGTAGTGTAGGGTTTCTCATTAAGAAATAATTTCAAAACTGACTTTCTGATACCGGTTTCATCCCTTGCCAGATATTTTGTAAGTCTTGTTTTCAGGTCTTCATTTTCTTTTCTGGTCAGTGAAACCACCAAATCCCATATTCGATTTTTAGAGTTTATACCTTTCCATTTATCAAAGCGGTGTTTTTTCTACTACCATTCCGTTTTTCATGGGATATCTCTCAACTACTGATACTTTACATCCGTTTTTCTTCAATTCACCTGCAAGATCCTCTGCTATCCACCACGCAGTATCAACAATACCATGCTTCTCAACAAACATTTCATCCTGTACTCCTGCCTCTTTCAAGAAAGACATGCAATTTCCTTCGATAACGCCATAGACAAGAGTCCCGTCTTCAGTAACCTCATCAAAATTCCGTGCGGATTTTTTTGCTATCCGCTTAAATCTTTCCCGCATCTGCACTGCGTCCTTGAATCTTGAAGAACAGAAATGCAGCCTGTCAAAATCAAGGGTTTCTGCAAATTCTTTACTTCCAAGTGCTGCACAGGAAGTATCATTAACAGGCACATATCCCTTTTTCTTAAGTTCAGCCAGGTTTGTTTCTGAAAATTCAAGCTCATTCAGGTTCAGGAAACCATCAACTTCCTTTAATAATGAAATTACTCCGCTAAGGTCGCAGGTTATTGCCGGGACTTCGATCCCTGTTGAGATACCCATTTTATGTGCTTCAATGATAGGGACCTTATACATGCGGTCAATATTTTGAAGCATATTCCGGGGAGGATGGAACCTGATCTCATCTAAACCTGCTCTTCTTAACGATTCAAGTACATTTTTATCCGGGGCAAGGGCTGTATAAAGATGAATATGATGTGATTTCCCAAAATTATTTTTCAGTAACTTAATATAATGAACCACCCGGTCTAATCTTAAGAGCGGCTCCCCGCCTGTGATTCCTGTACCGAGGGCGTCCATTGAAATAGCCTCTTCTATCAGGTCTTCGTCCGTATTAACCGGTCTTTCATTTGCAAATATTTGATCCTTCTCGCGCCGTTCATTTGAAACCGGGCAATAAAAGCAATTCTTTCCGCATATTCCTGTAACAAAGAGGACCATTTTTGCCCCTTTATAACATAAGCGGCATCCTTCGGGAAGGAAATTGAAAAAAGAACCGCTATTATCTTTTTCCATGTATTACTTACTGCGGGTTATTATAAATTCACCCATTTCATTGAGCTTCCTTTTGGCGTAACTTTCATCAAAGTCCTCGATCTGTCGTTTTGCAAGATCTATCTCTTCTATTGCTACGTTCTTTGCGTTTTCAATCGACTCGGAAACAAGATGCATGAGTTCCCCGTTATTGCATTTCATCATTCTTTCGATTGATATCCCGGAATTAATAGCATCAAGCAGTACAATGGATGGCCTTCCCATAAAAAGGTCTTTCTTCACAGGCTTACCCAGGTCATCTTCCTTCGAAATACAATCCAGTATGTCATCACGTATCTGGAAAGCAAGACCAATGTGGTTTCCGAATTCCTTGAGCTTTTTTATCTGGGTTTCATCTCCTCCTCCAACAAGAGCACCAACTTCTGCTGCCGAACTGAAAAGTGATCCGGTTTTCCTGAAAGCAAGGTCAAGATAACTTTTTTTATCCTTTGCAAACTCCACAAGCTCCATTGCTTCGCCTTCCCCCATATAGAACAGTGAATCCGCAATAGCATGGATAAGCCTAGGATCACGTGCTGCGATCCTGAGTGAAAGCGCTGCAAGGATCTGTACTGTCAGTAGAGCCATATCATTGCCCCAGAGCGTATGGACTGTGGATCTTCCGCGTCTTTTTTCAGATTTATCGATCACATCATCCAGTACGAGTGATGATGAAT
This region includes:
- a CDS encoding DUF2551 domain-containing protein, with the translated sequence MVSLTRKENEDLKTRLTKYLARDETGIRKSVLKLFLNEKPYTTQNVFDLLKAQGFDVNYRGISAMVGLMNTRLGILRIDVKGDHNVYSLKDEYKNSVKATMENY
- a CDS encoding radical SAM protein, which gives rise to MEKDNSGSFFNFLPEGCRLCYKGAKMVLFVTGICGKNCFYCPVSNERREKDQIFANERPVNTDEDLIEEAISMDALGTGITGGEPLLRLDRVVHYIKLLKNNFGKSHHIHLYTALAPDKNVLESLRRAGLDEIRFHPPRNMLQNIDRMYKVPIIEAHKMGISTGIEVPAITCDLSGVISLLKEVDGFLNLNELEFSETNLAELKKKGYVPVNDTSCAALGSKEFAETLDFDRLHFCSSRFKDAVQMRERFKRIAKKSARNFDEVTEDGTLVYGVIEGNCMSFLKEAGVQDEMFVEKHGIVDTAWWIAEDLAGELKKNGCKVSVVERYPMKNGMVVEKTPL
- a CDS encoding polyprenyl synthetase family protein; this translates as MDIEQLLAQRARLVDGEMPNLLMDIKPPELAAAVSYAILSKGKRIRPALVTLASEAVGGTAEKACFAAASIELIHSSSLVLDDVIDKSEKRRGRSTVHTLWGNDMALLTVQILAALSLRIAARDPRLIHAIADSLFYMGEGEAMELVEFAKDKKSYLDLAFRKTGSLFSSAAEVGALVGGGDETQIKKLKEFGNHIGLAFQIRDDILDCISKEDDLGKPVKKDLFMGRPSIVLLDAINSGISIERMMKCNNGELMHLVSESIENAKNVAIEEIDLAKRQIEDFDESYAKRKLNEMGEFIITRSK
- a CDS encoding transposase; translation: MEFNVDRHVKTYWDKFISLTYSNNEEFTDATFKNSVRASKFLEGLDLDPIMPEINKHYTVKEGVETYPRKAMVKTFIWRNIKTIKYFTKEERYLKTHPDEALELGFNIDPDGNVIIPDHETLRHFEKVRMGNKGMDAIMQLFCIKVVDTGNKLDLKIGKCTGTDSTPIKTHNDPDGKYNGYYKKEMMKAQITMDYEHNIPLAKKVCGGTESDDPYLEDMLRMTAVSARMNMEETWFDGGYNSNKNIAFVHVEMGLMSHYHIDKDWRENVKYEHKFNGKTYFYSPEKEINYLYRKNWQDPKYKKDASLEYMMQFLVKKGFHDPVAMYFRNEYMQKYEECPDNILDLYHRRNSNEGINSYLKDHLEVEIHLNGKGMKNIDLHVTECCIVMLAVAFTRLQHGIKENLSSVVYLT